The following are encoded together in the Paludisphaera mucosa genome:
- a CDS encoding DUF6444 domain-containing protein — MRRQGSIQEVTSSEVQVVPTAIAAQESRIAGVDALIAELVARLNQISWNSSRPRSSDPSHLRPASPARPTTGASAG, encoded by the coding sequence ATGAGGCGGCAGGGGAGCATTCAGGAGGTGACCTCGTCGGAGGTCCAGGTCGTCCCGACTGCGATCGCCGCCCAGGAGTCACGGATCGCGGGAGTGGACGCCCTCATCGCCGAGCTGGTGGCGAGGTTGAATCAGATCTCCTGGAATTCGTCGCGGCCGCGGTCGAGCGACCCGTCGCACCTGAGGCCGGCTTCGCCGGCGCGGCCGACGACCGGGGCATCTGCGGGGTGA
- a CDS encoding DNA topoisomerase IB: MSANTLEEPSNATRDHAALAARAAGLRYVSDAKPGLGRRRSGKAFRYVDAVGKAVRDEATLGRIKSLAIPPAWTDVWICSSAQGHVQATGRDDKGRKQYRYHPRWRRVRDDAKYGRMALFGQALPRIREATDADLRLAGMPRRKVLAAVVQLLELSLIRVGNEEYARTNKSFGLTTMRSKHVAVDGPTIEFQFKGKSGVRHKISIKDRRLARIVARCQELPGQELFTYVDDDGEVQHVDSGDVNEYLREVSGEDFTAKDFRTWAGTVLASIALQEFETFDSDAQAKRNIVQAVERVAERLGNTPSVCRKCYVHPAVLDAYLDGSMLEALRDRTDREMTMSLGDLKPEEAAVLALVQNRLAREDEPRKGRRGGG; encoded by the coding sequence ATGAGCGCTAACACCCTCGAAGAGCCGTCGAACGCCACCCGCGATCATGCGGCCCTCGCCGCCAGGGCGGCGGGGCTCCGGTACGTGAGCGACGCCAAGCCCGGCCTCGGGCGCAGGCGGTCCGGAAAGGCTTTTCGATACGTGGATGCCGTTGGAAAGGCAGTGCGGGACGAGGCGACGCTCGGACGGATCAAGTCCTTGGCGATCCCACCGGCATGGACCGACGTCTGGATCTGCTCGTCGGCTCAGGGTCACGTCCAGGCCACCGGTCGCGACGACAAGGGGAGGAAGCAGTACCGCTATCACCCCCGTTGGCGTCGCGTCCGCGACGACGCCAAGTACGGCCGCATGGCCCTCTTCGGCCAGGCCCTGCCGCGCATCCGCGAGGCGACGGACGCCGACCTGCGGCTCGCCGGCATGCCCCGCCGCAAGGTGCTGGCGGCCGTCGTTCAACTCCTGGAGCTGTCGTTGATCCGCGTCGGAAACGAGGAGTACGCCAGGACGAACAAGTCGTTCGGCCTGACGACCATGCGCAGCAAGCACGTCGCCGTCGACGGTCCGACGATCGAGTTTCAGTTCAAGGGCAAGAGCGGCGTACGCCACAAGATCTCGATCAAAGACCGCCGCCTCGCCCGTATCGTCGCCCGTTGCCAGGAGCTTCCGGGACAGGAGCTGTTCACCTACGTCGACGACGATGGTGAGGTCCAGCACGTCGATTCGGGCGACGTCAACGAGTACCTGCGCGAAGTCTCCGGCGAGGACTTCACCGCCAAGGACTTCCGCACCTGGGCCGGGACGGTCCTGGCGTCGATCGCGCTCCAAGAATTCGAGACGTTCGACTCCGACGCCCAGGCCAAGCGAAACATCGTGCAGGCCGTCGAAAGAGTCGCCGAGCGCCTGGGGAACACGCCGAGCGTGTGCCGCAAGTGCTACGTCCACCCCGCCGTGCTCGACGCCTACCTCGACGGCTCCATGCTCGAAGCCCTCCGCGATCGGACCGACCGCGAGATGACCATGTCCCTCGGCGACCTCAAGCCCGAGGAGGCCGCCGTCCTCGCCCTCGTCCAGAACCGCCTCGCCCGCGAGGACGAGCCTCGCAAGGGACGACGTGGCGGGGGCTGA
- a CDS encoding HD-GYP domain-containing protein, protein MNGSGPGLGLILIVDDEPAITQLLRLVLEAKGQRVVVAGDGQAAMDRVAERRPDLVILDVNLPRVGGFEVCERLKSSPETRLIPILMLTGSAIDDRMRAWDLGADEFLTKPFQSLEVVARCRSLLRQKDLVDALDSAESVVFALARAIEAKSPFTHGHSGRVTRHALSLAAKLALGEPEIDVLRRGAALHDIGKLSMPDSILNKPEPLTPEEFEVARRHPEDGAKIVEPLRSARDVISLIRWHHERMDGGGYPDGIAGGAIPLLVRILSVADVYDALASERPYRPAMPHEQCRAVMTENAAAGGLDPELVRVFFDPTFGSRVATPPGGPASPPGSNPSRVGVRPGSG, encoded by the coding sequence ATGAACGGAAGTGGACCGGGACTCGGGCTCATCTTGATCGTGGACGACGAGCCCGCGATCACCCAGCTCCTCCGTCTGGTGCTGGAGGCGAAGGGCCAACGGGTCGTCGTGGCCGGCGACGGCCAGGCGGCGATGGATCGCGTGGCCGAACGCCGACCCGACCTGGTGATCCTGGACGTCAACCTGCCTCGGGTGGGCGGATTCGAGGTCTGCGAGCGGCTCAAGAGCAGCCCGGAGACTCGCCTGATCCCAATCCTGATGTTGACCGGCTCCGCGATCGACGACCGCATGCGGGCCTGGGACCTCGGGGCCGACGAGTTCTTGACCAAGCCGTTCCAGTCCCTGGAAGTCGTCGCCCGCTGCCGCTCCCTGCTGCGCCAGAAGGACCTGGTGGACGCGCTGGACTCGGCCGAATCCGTCGTGTTCGCCCTGGCCCGCGCGATCGAGGCGAAATCCCCGTTCACCCATGGGCATTCGGGCCGAGTGACCCGGCACGCCCTCTCGCTCGCGGCGAAGCTGGCGCTGGGCGAGCCCGAGATCGACGTGCTCCGTCGCGGCGCGGCCCTGCACGACATCGGCAAGCTCAGCATGCCCGACTCCATCCTCAACAAGCCCGAGCCTCTGACGCCCGAAGAGTTCGAGGTCGCCAGGCGGCATCCCGAAGACGGCGCGAAGATCGTCGAGCCCCTCCGCTCCGCCCGGGACGTCATCTCCTTGATCCGCTGGCACCACGAACGGATGGACGGCGGGGGCTATCCGGACGGCATCGCCGGCGGCGCGATCCCCTTGCTGGTCCGCATCCTGTCGGTGGCCGACGTGTACGACGCGCTGGCGAGCGAGCGGCCGTACCGGCCGGCCATGCCCCACGAACAGTGCCGGGCGGTGATGACGGAGAACGCCGCCGCCGGCGGGCTCGACCCCGAACTCGTCCGAGTCTTCTTCGACCCCACCTTCGGGTCGAGGGTCGCGACGCCGCCGGGAGGGCCGGCGAGCCCGCCGGGGAGCAATCCTTCGAGAGTCGGGGTTCGACCCGGATCGGGCTGA